The nucleotide sequence GCGGCCGCCGGGTCTTCTCCAGGATCGGCTGCGACTCCTGCCACATCGCCGATCTCACGATCGATCATCACCGCCGCGTCGCCGATGTCGAGACGGTTTATGACCCGACTCGTGGCATCTTCAACTCCCTGTTTGCCACCGCTACCCCACTGATTCGCACTGTGGACGATGGAAACGGATTGGGCGCGCTCAAGGTTCCCCTGGGAAATCCATTCCTGGTACGCGACATTTTCACCGACTTTAAACGGCACGATGTCGGTCCGGCCTTCTACGAACGCAACTGGAACGGAACCATGCAGACAATGTTCTTGACCCGGCCGCTTTGGGGAGTTGGTTCCGCGGGCCCTTACGGTCACGACGGGCGCAGCATAACCCTGGACGACGTAATCCTGCGCCATGGTGGCGAAGCCCAGGCGTCGCGCGATGCCTATGCG is from Terriglobales bacterium and encodes:
- a CDS encoding di-heme oxidoredictase family protein — translated: MDYLEFYLLNYFKPAHHQQNQTTERGRRVFSRIGCDSCHIADLTIDHHRRVADVETVYDPTRGIFNSLFATATPLIRTVDDGNGLGALKVPLGNPFLVRDIFTDFKRHDVGPAFYERNWNGTMQTMFLTRPLWGVGSAGPYGHDGRSITLDDVILRHGGEAQASRDAYAALGAQDSQALIAFMNSLVLFPPDDTASNLDPGDPTKSNFPQYGHGSIKLTVLFNDSSDPE